A section of the Pleuronectes platessa chromosome 7, fPlePla1.1, whole genome shotgun sequence genome encodes:
- the kcnj11 gene encoding ATP-sensitive inward rectifier potassium channel 11 encodes MLSRKGLIPEDYLLTRLAEGVVQPKFIAKPGKARFVAKNGTCNVAHTNIREQGRFLQDVFTTLVDLKWLHTLVIFTMSFLCSWLLFGMIWWLVAFAHGDLDQRGNDFVPCVTGIHSFSSAFLFSIEVQVTIGFGARMITEECVSAIIILIVQNIVGLVINAIMLGCIFMKTAQANRRAETLIFSKHAVISVRNNKLCFMVRIGDLRKSMIISASVRMQVVRKTTTEEGEVVPLDQIDIHMDNPVGTNGIFLVSPLIICHVIDKDSPLYDMCASDLQHEELEVVVVLEGVVETTGITTQARTSYVADEILWGQRFVPTVAAEDGMYAVDYSKFGNTVKVPTPCCSAKKLDAAGGIARFKLSEGVTLRPSVRRRQASSGMRRSRMDV; translated from the coding sequence ATGTTGTCCAGGAAAGGACTCATTCCTGAGGATTACCTGCTGACGCGTCTGGCTGAGGGGGTCGTCCAGCCCAAGTTCATAGCGAAACCGGGGAAAGCTCGGTTCGTCGCCAAGAACGGCACCTGCAATGTTGCGCACACCAACATCCGAGAGCAGGGCCGCTTCCTGCAGGACGTCTTCACCACCCTGGTCGATTTAAAATGGCTCCACACGCTCGTCATCTTCACCATGTCCTTCCTGTGCAGCTGGCTCCTCTTCGGGATGATCTGGTGGCTCGTCGCCTTTGCGCACGGCGACTTGGACCAAAGGGGAAACGACTTTGTCCCGTGCGTAACGGGCATCCACTCCTTCTCCTCCGCGTTCCTCTTCTCCATAGAGGTGCAGGTGACCATCGGCTTCGGCGCCCGGATGATCACGGAGGAGTGCGTCTCCGCCATCATCATCCTGATCGTGCAGAACATCGTGGGCCTGGTCATCAACGCCATTATGCTCGGCTGCATCTTCATGAAGACGGCGCAGGCCAACCGGCGCGCGGAGACGCTCATCTTCAGCAAGCACGCGGTCATCTCCGTGCGCAACAACAAACTGTGCTTCATGGTCCGCATCGGCGACCTGAGGAAGAGCATGATCATCAGCGCCAGCGTGCGGATGCAGGTTGTCCGGAAAACCACGACGGAGGAGGGCGAGGTGGTGCCGCTGGACCAGATCGACATCCACATGGACAACCCGGTGGGCACCAACGGCATTTTCCTGGTGTCCCCCCTCATCATCTGCCACGTGATCGACAAGGACAGCCCCCTGTACGATATGTGCGCCTCCGACCTGCAGCACGAAGagctggaggtggtggtggtgctggaggGGGTGGTGGAGACCACCGGCATCACCACGCAGGCCCGGACCTCGTACGTGGCGGATGAGATCCTGTGGGGCCAGCGCTTCGTGCCCACGGTGGCCGCGGAGGACGGCATGTACGCGGTGGACTACTCCAAGTTCGGCAACACGGTGAAGGTGCCGACCCCGTGCTGCAGCGCCAAGAAGCTGGACGCGGCGGGGGGCATCGCCCGGTTCAAGCTGAGCGAGGGCGTCACCTTGCGGCCGTCCGTGAGAAGGCGCCAGGCCTCCTCGGGGATGCGCAGGTCCCGGATGGACGTTTGA